A single region of the Leptolyngbyaceae cyanobacterium genome encodes:
- a CDS encoding glycosyltransferase family 2 protein, giving the protein MSFWLTNILTENVSGAICLGLLIVQAPATALLLSRLLKGPSRRPPIEPLATTPEQLGKVSVVVPTLNEADRISPCLAGLTRQSYEVRETIVVDSYSQDGTPDLVKAAQQKDPRFRLINDDPLPKGWVGRPWALHNGFLYSSPDSEWVLGIDADTQPQPGLVAALVKTAETEGYDLVSLSPQFILKSPGEWWLQPALLMTLLYRFDPAGTANQSPERVMANGQCFLCRRSVLAAVGGYTSARSSFCDDVTLARHIASQGYKVGFLDGAKVLKVRMYEGVAQTWQEWGRSLDLKDASSPSQILGDLWLLLSVQGLPLILVICLLFSLPLSLSSSPFLFLLGLNLFLLLIRFALLFAIASSYDRSQSKGKWAFWLSPLADPFAFFRILLSSLRTPKQWRGRSYNQELGTRD; this is encoded by the coding sequence GTGAGCTTTTGGTTAACGAATATCTTGACAGAAAACGTTAGTGGTGCAATCTGTCTGGGGCTATTGATCGTGCAAGCGCCAGCGACAGCACTTTTGCTGTCCCGCTTGTTAAAAGGCCCCAGCCGTCGTCCTCCGATCGAACCACTAGCTACCACGCCAGAACAATTAGGTAAAGTGAGCGTGGTAGTTCCGACTTTAAATGAAGCCGATCGCATTAGCCCTTGTTTGGCTGGTTTAACTCGTCAAAGCTACGAAGTCCGAGAAACGATCGTAGTCGATAGCTATTCCCAAGATGGCACGCCAGATTTAGTTAAAGCAGCACAGCAGAAAGACCCCAGATTTCGCTTAATTAATGATGACCCTTTACCAAAAGGCTGGGTGGGTCGTCCTTGGGCTTTGCATAACGGGTTTCTGTACAGTTCCCCCGATAGCGAGTGGGTGTTGGGTATTGATGCGGATACCCAACCTCAACCCGGTTTAGTAGCTGCTTTAGTAAAAACTGCGGAAACTGAAGGGTACGATTTGGTTTCCCTCTCGCCCCAATTTATCCTCAAATCTCCGGGGGAATGGTGGCTGCAACCTGCACTTTTGATGACTTTGTTATATCGTTTCGATCCGGCTGGTACTGCCAATCAGTCACCGGAACGGGTAATGGCAAACGGTCAGTGTTTCCTGTGTCGTCGTTCCGTGTTAGCGGCGGTGGGCGGTTATACTAGCGCTCGCAGTTCTTTTTGCGATGACGTGACTTTAGCCCGTCATATAGCTTCCCAAGGTTATAAAGTGGGATTTTTGGATGGGGCAAAAGTTTTGAAAGTGCGGATGTATGAGGGTGTGGCGCAAACTTGGCAAGAGTGGGGGCGAAGTTTGGATCTCAAAGATGCTTCATCGCCATCTCAGATATTGGGCGATTTGTGGCTATTGTTAAGCGTGCAAGGCTTACCTTTAATCTTAGTTATCTGCCTCTTATTCTCTCTGCCTCTCTCCCTCTCTTCTTCTCCTTTTCTTTTCCTATTGGGTTTAAATTTATTTCTGTTACTGATTCGGTTTGCGTTGCTATTTGCGATCGCATCATCTTACGATCGCTCTCAAAGTAAAGGTAAATGGGCTTTTTGGCTATCTCCCCTAGCCGATCCCTTCGCTTTTTTCAGGATTTTGCTTTCTTCGCTTCGCACTCCCAAACAATGGCGAGGCAGAAGTTATAACCAGGAGCTAGGGACTAGGGACTAG
- the rnhA gene encoding ribonuclease HI gives MSSVVKIEKLYTDGACSGNPGPGGWGVVAYYNDGSVYEIGGQESQTTNNRMEMQAAIAALKLLAAKGQTESVTLYTDSEYLKKGITEWVKGWKKKGWKTSQGKPVLNQDLWETLDTLNSRQVEWQYVRGHSGDRGNDRCDAIARAFACGKIPALQQSVKSETFSSEATNDRVYQKLQSSDVPSDVTTSNLTMTDSNTHSSTEIIDNISSENRVTQLRNLIEVLRIADDIAKSGYLITSSELADLMDIHTSAVTSRGDNWVWRNWVVSRVRREGNQILWQLERVD, from the coding sequence ATGTCTTCTGTGGTTAAAATCGAAAAACTTTACACTGATGGAGCCTGTAGCGGCAATCCCGGCCCTGGCGGTTGGGGTGTGGTAGCTTATTATAATGATGGCTCTGTTTACGAAATTGGTGGTCAAGAATCCCAAACCACTAATAACCGAATGGAGATGCAAGCTGCGATCGCCGCTTTAAAACTCCTAGCAGCCAAAGGGCAAACTGAATCCGTCACCCTCTACACCGATAGCGAATATCTCAAAAAAGGGATTACTGAATGGGTGAAAGGCTGGAAAAAGAAAGGCTGGAAAACCTCTCAAGGTAAACCCGTCCTCAACCAAGACTTGTGGGAAACCCTTGATACCCTCAATTCCAGACAAGTAGAGTGGCAGTATGTACGGGGTCACTCTGGCGATCGAGGTAACGATCGCTGCGATGCGATCGCTCGTGCCTTTGCTTGTGGTAAAATCCCCGCTCTCCAACAATCAGTCAAATCCGAGACATTTAGTTCAGAGGCAACAAACGATCGCGTTTACCAAAAGTTACAATCCAGTGATGTACCCTCTGACGTTACCACTTCCAACTTAACTATGACCGATTCCAACACTCATTCTTCGACTGAAATAATTGACAACATATCTAGCGAAAATAGAGTCACTCAGTTGCGGAATCTCATAGAAGTTTTACGTATCGCTGATGACATCGCAAAGTCGGGCTACCTCATTACCAGTTCCGAATTAGCAGATTTAATGGATATCCACACCAGTGCAGTTACCAGTCGGGGTGACAATTGGGTTTGGCGTAACTGGGTAGTGTCGCGGGTGCGCCGAGAAGGAAATCAAATTCTTTGGCAATTAGAACGAGTCGATTAA
- a CDS encoding transposase has protein sequence MLLTYQYKIKPNPKQEIMMMQWLELLRRHYNYCLGQRFDWLSRTRCSIDRCSLVSQPIGEIPLQFPNYNFQAGLLKQTKELFPEYQDIYHDVQQQNLKRLDKAWDRWSKPDKSGKRGGRPRFKKVGELRSFTFPRVNCAKAGAHLNNGILKLSKIGEISVIVHRPIPDGLVLKTATIVKKADGWYVSVSVEDETVPSPKPIDPIKTYVGIDVGLKEFLTTSDGEVVPIQQIYRKAQNHLARQQRFLARQEKGSNSYKKQQNKIARIHQRIQRQRKDFHYKTAHQLVREYDLIAVEDLQVRNLARNSKLAKSILDAAWSQFITILEAVAVKCGVHIVKVNPHNTSQDCSGCGVKVPKTLSVRTHCCPKCSLILDRDENAAINILNKALQAVGLIETAGGGQGVAQPVKPEAWGFQGIQLSLF, from the coding sequence ATGCTATTAACCTACCAGTACAAAATTAAGCCAAATCCAAAACAAGAAATAATGATGATGCAGTGGTTAGAACTATTGCGTCGTCATTACAATTATTGTTTGGGGCAACGTTTTGACTGGTTGAGTCGTACTAGATGCAGTATTGATAGATGTTCATTAGTTTCACAACCAATTGGGGAAATTCCCTTACAATTCCCTAATTATAATTTTCAAGCAGGACTGCTTAAACAGACCAAAGAATTATTCCCAGAATATCAAGATATTTATCACGATGTCCAACAGCAAAATCTCAAACGATTAGATAAAGCTTGGGACAGATGGAGCAAACCTGATAAATCAGGTAAACGTGGGGGAAGACCGAGGTTTAAGAAAGTAGGTGAACTACGTTCATTTACCTTTCCTAGAGTCAATTGTGCTAAGGCTGGCGCTCATCTTAATAATGGGATTCTTAAGTTAAGTAAGATTGGTGAAATCTCAGTTATTGTTCATCGCCCTATCCCAGATGGTTTGGTTTTAAAAACAGCAACAATAGTTAAAAAAGCTGACGGTTGGTACGTCTCAGTTAGCGTGGAAGATGAAACAGTCCCTAGTCCCAAACCAATCGATCCAATTAAAACTTATGTGGGTATTGATGTTGGATTGAAGGAATTTTTAACAACATCGGATGGTGAAGTTGTACCAATTCAACAAATATACCGAAAAGCACAAAATCATTTAGCACGTCAACAAAGGTTTTTAGCACGTCAGGAAAAAGGCTCGAATAGTTACAAAAAGCAGCAGAATAAAATAGCTAGGATACATCAACGTATTCAACGACAAAGGAAAGACTTTCATTATAAAACTGCTCATCAATTAGTGAGGGAGTATGACTTAATTGCTGTTGAAGATTTGCAAGTACGAAATTTAGCTAGAAATAGTAAATTAGCTAAATCAATTCTTGATGCTGCGTGGAGTCAATTTATAACAATATTGGAAGCAGTGGCAGTAAAATGCGGAGTCCACATTGTTAAAGTGAATCCACATAATACATCGCAGGATTGTTCTGGTTGTGGGGTGAAGGTTCCGAAAACTTTGTCAGTTAGAACTCATTGTTGCCCTAAATGCAGCTTGATTTTAGATCGTGATGAAAATGCTGCTATCAACATATTAAATAAAGCATTACAAGCGGTGGGACTCATCGAAACTGCGGGTGGAGGTCAAGGGGTTGCCCAACCTGTGAAGCCTGAAGCTTGGGGTTTTCAAGGAATACAATTATCCTTGTTTTAG
- a CDS encoding CHAT domain-containing protein has product MFRRIWQAIVQFFRHLFGSHTSSQSSSTRRRKSTYLSSSEEHREAQPPRPLENSDYEFLFMQLLEGVSHGWQQQRVGKFFADLEGRTTEEQWIVWLRGFGERLLASPAPNQELAVRMLQLQALGCGEIGEVAGEIGNQLLYRGNRQSFAQPIQTNLNFPEAAPLDPAGYEMTVEPQAISLDQLWEILQQDTELAQQMSEVLQIQTNDPQGIIQALINQGEAENKASLDDSSNVQFNINENPETVSSIPDVIEAEFNQYTNEDTSIIAENESGQVSSNEMQVQAWFQQGFEQYQLGEFEEAIAFYDRAIELNPNYYLIWLNRGNALIALGRDEEAIANYDKALAIKLDVWVAWVNRGAAAANSANCDPLFASLSLISTQNPALKQRGYEGELASYQEGLKYIHPETEPEGWGILHLCLGNAYYNQSRIDTKPLEYCRKALAEYREALKAITKENFPEWHLEVLQDSLKALLILGETSESEEFEQRGSTLLKRLLSEQGFAEPQKKQLAIKFISFGQLKVDLLVRSGQIIQALELAEKNKNSCLSWILNDWNEDIPSPDWSEIQQLLNPTTAIVYWHLSPCALTTFILQHDLAEPIVLPETPIAEDTNFPLRVVELENWLKDWDRKYQEYSQLPPNEQENHLWRQEFDATLTHLSNILDISEVIAALSGIEQIVLIPHRDLHRLPLHYLFPDDFTVTYLPSAKTGLSGQNSIKIDRLLSVEVPNSEGLAPLEYAEIEASAISQMFEHSTRLIDNEATKEKVIAALSGDYGIFHFTGHGDYSYSIPSRSTLYLSGQDRLTLDEICQLPLTNYHLVCLTACETAIANHQTIATEYVGLATGFAWKGVAHVLSTLWTVPENSTALLAIEFYRHLKANVSPPQALKQARNWLRTVTYTELVQWYKETSAQLADRDPAVSQYLNIQGMYIEGNPDKINSPQPPYAHPYYWATFTIVGR; this is encoded by the coding sequence ATGTTTAGACGGATTTGGCAAGCTATCGTTCAATTCTTTCGACACTTGTTTGGATCGCATACTTCCAGCCAATCATCCTCTACAAGAAGGCGGAAATCAACTTACTTATCTTCAAGCGAAGAACACAGAGAAGCACAACCGCCTCGTCCTTTAGAAAATTCTGATTATGAATTTTTATTCATGCAACTGTTGGAAGGGGTATCGCATGGATGGCAACAACAGCGAGTTGGCAAATTTTTCGCAGATTTAGAAGGACGCACCACTGAAGAACAATGGATAGTTTGGCTGCGCGGTTTTGGGGAGAGATTGCTGGCGTCGCCTGCACCAAATCAAGAATTAGCCGTGCGAATGCTGCAATTACAAGCATTAGGATGTGGAGAAATTGGAGAAGTTGCGGGTGAAATTGGTAATCAATTATTATATCGCGGTAACAGGCAATCATTCGCTCAACCAATTCAAACTAACTTGAATTTTCCGGAAGCAGCACCTCTCGATCCGGCAGGATATGAAATGACGGTTGAACCGCAAGCAATTAGCCTGGATCAGTTGTGGGAAATCTTACAACAAGATACCGAGTTGGCGCAACAAATGTCTGAGGTATTGCAGATTCAAACTAACGATCCTCAAGGTATTATTCAGGCATTAATTAATCAAGGAGAAGCCGAAAATAAAGCGAGTTTAGATGATAGTAGTAACGTTCAATTTAATATAAATGAAAATCCGGAAACAGTAAGCAGTATACCAGATGTGATTGAAGCAGAATTCAATCAATATACTAACGAAGATACATCGATAATTGCTGAAAATGAAAGCGGTCAAGTAAGTAGCAATGAAATGCAAGTTCAAGCTTGGTTTCAACAAGGTTTTGAACAATATCAATTAGGAGAATTTGAAGAAGCGATCGCATTTTACGATCGAGCAATAGAACTTAACCCAAACTATTACTTAATATGGCTTAACCGAGGGAATGCGCTCATTGCGTTAGGACGGGACGAGGAAGCGATCGCAAATTATGATAAAGCATTAGCAATCAAACTCGATGTCTGGGTAGCTTGGGTTAATCGCGGTGCAGCAGCCGCGAACTCGGCTAATTGCGATCCTCTATTTGCTTCTTTAAGCTTGATTTCCACCCAAAATCCTGCTTTGAAACAAAGAGGTTACGAAGGAGAATTAGCTAGCTATCAAGAAGGATTAAAATACATTCATCCCGAAACCGAACCAGAAGGTTGGGGAATCTTACATTTATGTCTGGGTAATGCTTACTATAATCAAAGTCGGATCGATACAAAACCCTTAGAATATTGCCGAAAAGCATTAGCAGAATATCGAGAGGCTCTCAAAGCTATCACTAAAGAAAATTTTCCCGAATGGCATTTAGAAGTTTTACAAGATTCCTTAAAAGCTCTTTTAATTTTAGGAGAAACCTCAGAATCCGAAGAATTTGAACAACGCGGTTCAACCTTATTGAAACGCTTGCTAAGCGAACAGGGATTTGCCGAACCGCAAAAAAAACAACTAGCAATTAAATTTATCTCTTTTGGTCAACTTAAAGTAGATTTGTTGGTGCGTTCCGGTCAAATAATTCAAGCTTTAGAACTGGCAGAAAAAAATAAAAATTCTTGCTTAAGTTGGATTTTAAATGATTGGAACGAAGATATTCCTTCTCCTGATTGGTCGGAAATTCAACAATTACTTAATCCTACTACTGCCATCGTTTATTGGCATCTCAGTCCATGCGCCTTAACTACTTTTATTCTGCAACACGATTTGGCGGAACCTATAGTTTTGCCAGAAACACCGATCGCGGAAGATACGAATTTTCCCCTGAGGGTAGTAGAATTAGAAAACTGGCTCAAAGATTGGGATCGAAAGTATCAGGAATATTCCCAGTTGCCACCTAACGAGCAAGAAAATCATCTGTGGCGGCAAGAATTTGACGCTACTCTCACTCATTTAAGTAATATTCTCGATATTTCTGAAGTAATAGCTGCACTTTCCGGGATCGAACAAATAGTTTTAATTCCCCATCGCGATTTACATCGATTGCCTCTGCATTATCTATTTCCCGATGATTTTACAGTTACTTATTTACCAAGTGCCAAAACTGGTTTATCTGGCCAAAATTCAATTAAAATCGATCGCTTATTGAGCGTAGAAGTCCCGAACAGCGAAGGATTAGCGCCGCTGGAGTATGCGGAAATAGAGGCTAGTGCGATTAGTCAAATGTTCGAGCATTCCACTCGCTTGATCGATAACGAGGCTACGAAAGAAAAAGTAATTGCTGCTTTGTCAGGTGATTACGGGATTTTTCACTTCACGGGACATGGTGATTATAGCTACAGTATTCCCAGCCGATCGACTTTATACTTAAGCGGTCAAGACCGACTGACTCTAGACGAAATTTGTCAATTACCGCTGACAAATTACCATTTAGTTTGCCTGACAGCTTGCGAAACCGCGATCGCAAATCACCAAACCATCGCCACCGAATACGTAGGTTTAGCGACTGGCTTTGCGTGGAAAGGTGTAGCTCACGTACTCAGTACGCTGTGGACTGTACCGGAAAACTCAACTGCCCTGCTCGCGATCGAATTTTACCGCCATCTCAAAGCCAACGTTTCACCACCACAAGCACTCAAACAGGCGCGAAATTGGCTGCGTACCGTCACCTATACCGAACTAGTTCAATGGTATAAAGAAACTTCCGCCCAGTTAGCAGATCGAGATCCGGCTGTCAGTCAATATTTAAATATTCAAGGAATGTACATTGAAGGAAACCCCGATAAAATAAATTCGCCTCAGCCTCCTTACGCTCATCCTTACTACTGGGCTACTTTTACGATCGTGGGAAGATAA
- a CDS encoding tetratricopeptide repeat protein, with the protein MRRQIRQNPDRRLVRSLLKWFQALLKWVFPSSTTVNKGSRNPSAKPSQIEIVKPLTDKDYEFLFLQLLEGVAHGWDSARVGKFLADLNKRTSTNQLVNWLQISGKNSLENSPHDRQLAKQMILLGELDCGELGKISQQIGENILTQVAASQIQEIEPTAILPISSYSNQSNILNKTETPTIEIVSQSEILRLLNDENLAEAMRNFLAMDSRDIQAEIWLNQANQQYIQQNLVAAVSNYEKVLSIQPNNHDAWYNKALALKDLGFYEEAIASYDQALNLLPNCPDTWNNRGAVLRNLERYAEAVINYDKALELNQNKYETWYNRGISLFKLGKIQEAILSYDRALQLEPKSHEIWNNKGNALRELAQYEEAIDCYDKALFIKPDKVESWNNRGTVLFSLERFEEAIFNYEKALEFKPDLSEAWHNRGNALKKLGREAEAQLSYDRALESSN; encoded by the coding sequence ATGCGAAGGCAAATCAGGCAAAATCCCGATCGCAGGCTAGTGCGATCGCTACTGAAATGGTTTCAAGCTTTATTAAAATGGGTATTTCCATCATCAACAACAGTAAATAAAGGATCGCGTAATCCGAGCGCAAAACCCAGCCAAATAGAAATAGTTAAACCTTTAACAGATAAAGATTACGAATTCCTTTTTTTACAACTCCTCGAAGGAGTAGCACATGGTTGGGACAGCGCAAGAGTCGGCAAGTTTTTAGCAGATTTAAACAAGAGAACTAGCACGAATCAATTAGTGAATTGGTTACAAATTTCCGGTAAAAACTCACTAGAAAATTCCCCTCACGATCGGCAACTTGCCAAACAGATGATTCTATTAGGAGAACTTGATTGTGGAGAATTGGGAAAGATTTCTCAACAAATTGGTGAAAATATTTTAACCCAGGTAGCAGCATCACAAATTCAAGAAATCGAACCAACCGCCATATTACCAATTTCTTCATACTCAAACCAATCTAATATTTTAAATAAAACTGAAACTCCCACCATAGAAATTGTTAGTCAATCTGAAATTTTGAGACTACTAAATGATGAAAATCTGGCTGAAGCAATGCGTAATTTCCTGGCGATGGATAGCCGGGATATACAAGCTGAAATATGGTTAAATCAAGCCAATCAACAATATATACAGCAAAATCTTGTAGCAGCCGTAAGTAACTATGAAAAAGTTTTATCAATCCAACCGAATAACCACGACGCTTGGTATAACAAAGCATTGGCATTGAAAGATTTGGGATTTTACGAAGAAGCGATCGCAAGTTATGACCAAGCTTTAAATCTTCTACCAAATTGTCCTGATACCTGGAATAATCGAGGGGCTGTTTTAAGAAATCTAGAGCGCTATGCAGAAGCAGTTATTAATTATGATAAAGCTTTAGAATTAAACCAAAACAAGTACGAAACATGGTACAATCGCGGAATATCATTATTTAAATTGGGTAAAATACAAGAAGCCATTTTAAGTTACGATCGAGCATTGCAATTAGAACCAAAATCTCACGAAATTTGGAATAATAAAGGTAACGCATTAAGAGAATTAGCACAATATGAAGAAGCGATCGATTGTTACGACAAAGCCTTATTCATCAAACCGGATAAGGTAGAATCCTGGAATAATCGAGGTACTGTACTATTTAGCTTAGAACGATTTGAAGAAGCAATTTTCAATTATGAAAAAGCTTTGGAATTCAAGCCTGACTTGTCAGAAGCTTGGCACAATCGAGGTAATGCTCTTAAAAAATTAGGAAGAGAAGCAGAAGCACAGTTAAGCTACGATCGGGCTTTAGAATCAAGCAATTAA
- a CDS encoding tetratricopeptide repeat protein encodes MEKMIGRIWRSNYSMVKQKLGKWLRLWFGDRQTSESPKPSSTIENKPLTDADYEYFFMQLLEGVEHGWRQEQVLRVFDALAERTTVAQWIEWLRNFGDRLLTSTNPNTQLANRMVHLGNVGCGEFGELAKQIGTKLLAKTPQLQENDLEMDAGDPQEAQAWFYQGLQQFNIEDYVGAIASYDKALAILPEAHEVWYNRANALLKLGRILDAIASYDKAVEYKPDKYEAWNNRGNAFFKLGRMEDAIPSYLKALEFQQSYQQAWYNLGVALGNVGRLEESLGAYDQAVALEAKDHQAWFNRGLVLGNLGRLEEAIASWDKAIEIKPDRYEAWYNRSVALSNLGRNEEAIDSWNKAQAFKAKPGTGN; translated from the coding sequence ATGGAAAAAATGATAGGGCGAATTTGGCGATCTAATTACAGTATGGTCAAGCAAAAGCTGGGAAAATGGTTGAGGCTTTGGTTTGGCGATCGTCAAACAAGTGAATCGCCAAAACCTAGTAGCACGATCGAAAACAAGCCTCTTACGGATGCTGATTACGAATATTTTTTCATGCAGCTATTGGAAGGGGTCGAGCATGGGTGGCGTCAGGAACAAGTTTTGCGAGTTTTTGATGCGCTAGCAGAACGTACTACGGTAGCGCAATGGATTGAGTGGTTACGTAATTTTGGCGATCGATTACTAACTTCTACTAATCCAAATACTCAGCTAGCTAACCGGATGGTGCATCTGGGTAATGTAGGCTGTGGAGAATTCGGCGAACTTGCCAAACAAATCGGTACTAAGTTATTGGCAAAGACTCCCCAATTACAAGAAAATGACTTGGAAATGGATGCTGGCGATCCCCAAGAAGCGCAAGCATGGTTTTACCAAGGACTCCAACAATTTAATATAGAAGATTATGTAGGAGCGATCGCCAGTTACGATAAAGCTTTGGCGATCCTCCCGGAAGCCCACGAAGTTTGGTATAACCGAGCCAATGCTTTGCTTAAATTAGGACGCATACTAGATGCGATCGCCAGTTACGATAAAGCAGTGGAATATAAACCAGATAAATACGAAGCTTGGAATAATCGAGGCAATGCCTTTTTTAAATTGGGAAGAATGGAAGATGCCATTCCCAGTTATCTGAAAGCTTTGGAATTTCAACAAAGTTATCAACAAGCTTGGTATAACTTGGGAGTAGCGCTGGGAAATGTCGGACGCCTAGAAGAATCGCTGGGTGCTTACGATCAAGCTGTAGCGCTGGAAGCGAAAGATCATCAAGCTTGGTTTAATCGAGGTTTGGTGCTGGGAAATTTGGGAAGATTAGAAGAAGCGATCGCCAGTTGGGATAAAGCGATCGAAATCAAACCCGATCGCTACGAAGCTTGGTATAACCGCAGCGTAGCGCTCAGTAACTTAGGACGAAACGAAGAAGCGATCGACAGTTGGAACAAAGCACAAGCTTTTAAAGCAAAACCGGGAACTGGCAATTAA
- a CDS encoding Caspase domain-containing protein gives MEYFARQLRSFTSLAFGVSIALPFPAINPDRLGFNTQLPATCQARKTHFLAIGGGPEPEQNEIAIEKNILYFQRTLNALGFDPAKASTLFANGNDGTATVRYLDPQGQQQFKAPQIPNLKGASTMANLQNSLQNLDRNSKSIFFYFTGHGIPNDEDINNNAFLMWNKESLTVQGFANLLDKLPPDKSVVTVMSQCFSGSFANFIYQSGDPERPVTMQTRCGFFATVKTRPSVGCSPEVNEADYQDYSSSFFAGLSGRNRLGKAVESADYNQDGRVSFAEAHAFAKVDEKSVDWPISTLEAWLQGKTDRISQQTIFSRPLADILPTARPEQAYVVNSIAKKFGFSLQKSFLANLQGLDTTKVNSEEDKAYVIRLGMELTNIGAEKQIRSSSDKEAIAILDKLIKCESGYWE, from the coding sequence ATGGAATATTTTGCACGCCAGCTTCGCAGCTTTACTAGTTTAGCCTTTGGGGTATCGATCGCACTGCCATTTCCAGCCATCAATCCCGACCGGCTCGGATTCAATACACAGTTACCAGCTACTTGTCAAGCCAGGAAAACACATTTTTTGGCGATCGGTGGTGGGCCAGAACCAGAGCAAAACGAAATCGCGATCGAAAAAAACATCCTCTATTTCCAGCGCACCTTAAACGCTTTGGGATTCGATCCCGCTAAGGCATCCACCTTATTTGCCAACGGCAATGATGGAACAGCAACCGTTCGCTATCTCGATCCCCAAGGACAGCAGCAGTTTAAAGCGCCGCAGATTCCCAATCTCAAAGGTGCATCCACGATGGCCAATTTACAAAACTCCCTTCAGAATCTCGATCGTAACTCTAAATCTATTTTCTTCTACTTCACGGGACATGGCATACCTAACGATGAGGATATAAATAATAACGCCTTTTTGATGTGGAATAAGGAGTCGCTAACCGTGCAGGGATTTGCCAACCTGCTGGACAAGCTGCCTCCAGACAAATCGGTAGTTACCGTGATGAGTCAGTGTTTTTCCGGTTCATTTGCTAACTTTATTTACCAAAGTGGCGATCCCGAACGTCCGGTAACGATGCAAACTCGTTGTGGTTTTTTCGCTACGGTGAAAACGCGCCCTTCGGTTGGCTGTTCGCCGGAAGTAAATGAAGCCGACTATCAAGATTATAGTTCTAGTTTTTTTGCTGGGTTAAGTGGTCGCAATCGGCTGGGTAAAGCAGTGGAATCAGCAGATTACAACCAAGATGGACGGGTTTCTTTCGCAGAAGCTCATGCTTTTGCGAAAGTAGACGAAAAATCCGTAGATTGGCCGATTTCTACTTTAGAAGCTTGGTTGCAAGGTAAGACCGATCGCATTTCCCAACAAACGATTTTCAGTCGTCCGCTAGCCGATATTTTACCAACCGCTCGCCCGGAACAAGCTTACGTGGTTAATTCGATCGCGAAAAAGTTCGGCTTCAGCTTACAAAAGTCTTTTTTGGCTAACTTACAGGGATTGGATACAACCAAAGTAAACAGTGAAGAAGATAAAGCTTATGTCATCCGTCTGGGGATGGAATTAACCAATATCGGCGCAGAAAAGCAAATCCGTAGTTCGTCGGATAAAGAAGCGATCGCCATTCTCGACAAATTAATCAAGTGCGAGAGCGGGTATTGGGAGTGA